In Treponema primitia ZAS-2, a genomic segment contains:
- a CDS encoding AI-2E family transporter → MKDKFRSFNSGRANFFLVAFIALVLGGAVLKVTAPIVLPFTIALLLAFVIEPMVIFFLKRKIPRGVSISLAILIIVAGLYLLGMVLFSSARTIISMYPRYERRLTEIYIGVAEFFDLSYDAHLSFMENLWAQLGFRTRVRNMTFTFSNSFIGFLKDAFLVVLFLVFMLYEAAFAKEKIDQAFEDKYSGPIKKISDDIVLQIIRYLSTKFLISLVTGIVVGVALHLVGLEFALVWGLIQFVLNFIPNIGSIAAGLGAGIFGLLQFWPEPGPIIAVALIMLASNMVIGNILEPKIMGDNLGLSPLAVLVSLLIWGWLWGFAGMILAVPMTVIVKIICENIPVLEPFSIILGSHRAIMAAKTSEEGPEEAI, encoded by the coding sequence ATGAAAGATAAATTTAGAAGTTTTAACTCCGGACGGGCAAATTTCTTTCTGGTAGCCTTTATCGCCCTAGTCTTAGGCGGGGCGGTATTGAAGGTCACTGCCCCCATTGTTCTGCCCTTTACCATAGCCCTGCTCCTGGCCTTCGTGATAGAACCTATGGTCATTTTCTTCCTTAAAAGAAAAATCCCCCGGGGAGTTTCGATTTCTCTGGCCATACTCATTATTGTCGCCGGCTTATACCTGCTGGGGATGGTACTTTTTTCCTCTGCCAGGACGATCATTTCCATGTACCCCCGATATGAACGACGTTTGACCGAAATTTATATCGGGGTAGCGGAATTTTTTGATCTTTCCTATGACGCACACCTGAGTTTTATGGAAAACCTTTGGGCCCAGTTGGGGTTCAGAACCAGGGTAAGGAATATGACCTTTACCTTTTCCAACTCCTTCATTGGCTTCCTGAAAGACGCCTTCCTGGTAGTTTTATTCCTGGTTTTTATGCTCTATGAAGCGGCTTTTGCCAAGGAAAAAATCGACCAGGCCTTTGAGGATAAATATTCGGGCCCGATAAAAAAGATAAGCGACGATATAGTTCTGCAAATCATCCGGTACCTTTCTACAAAATTTCTTATTTCTCTGGTTACGGGGATTGTGGTCGGTGTTGCACTCCACCTGGTAGGGCTTGAATTCGCCCTGGTATGGGGGCTAATTCAGTTTGTCCTGAATTTTATTCCCAATATCGGGAGCATCGCCGCCGGTTTGGGGGCGGGTATTTTCGGCCTCCTCCAATTCTGGCCTGAACCCGGACCTATCATCGCGGTAGCCCTGATCATGCTGGCGTCCAACATGGTTATCGGTAATATCCTGGAACCAAAAATAATGGGGGATAACCTGGGACTTTCGCCCCTGGCGGTATTGGTATCCTTGCTTATTTGGGGCTGGCTCTGGGGTTTTGCAGGGATGATCCTGGCGGTTCCCATGACCGTAATCGTTAAAATAATCTGTGAAAATATTCCGGTCTTGGAACCGTTTTCAATAATCCTGGGTTCCCACCGGGCAATAATGGCGGCAAAAACCTCCGAAGAAGGACCGGAAGAAGCGATATAA
- a CDS encoding L-threonylcarbamoyladenylate synthase, translating into MELLTTGEADIRRAADGIKAGLLVAFPTETVYGLGADAFNQVALARVFAAKGRPRFDPLIIHIASLETLDRLADLSALTPLMREKAAALMARFWPGPLTLILPKKPEVPDLATSGLPSVAVRCPDHPAALELIRLSTGAVAAPSANPFGRLSPTKAEHVRDQLGDRVDFILDGGRTSVGVESTVLDLSGGSSPAAAAPVPRILRPGGLSREAIEAVIGPVEFLAPGFSASEAAGISDPTAFTPGQSGPVSPGQLKSHYAPITPLVLYSPEAMASLAYSPGELFIFFSPKSRDSWLAVQNRTFPKDLIWTLSDSGSTLDGAANLFDLLHKLDRLEAAYIRVEAAPPYELGPAINDRLSRASTL; encoded by the coding sequence ATGGAATTACTCACCACCGGGGAAGCGGATATACGCAGGGCCGCAGATGGGATAAAAGCGGGGCTTTTGGTGGCTTTTCCCACGGAAACCGTCTACGGCTTGGGCGCCGACGCTTTCAATCAGGTAGCCCTGGCCCGGGTTTTTGCCGCCAAGGGCCGCCCTCGGTTTGACCCCCTGATCATCCACATTGCGTCCTTGGAAACCCTGGACCGGCTGGCGGACCTTTCCGCCCTGACTCCCCTTATGCGGGAAAAGGCCGCCGCCCTTATGGCCCGGTTCTGGCCCGGCCCCCTGACCCTGATCCTCCCCAAAAAGCCGGAAGTCCCGGACCTGGCTACCAGCGGCCTACCTTCGGTGGCGGTCCGCTGTCCGGATCATCCGGCTGCATTGGAGCTTATCCGGCTTTCTACCGGTGCAGTGGCTGCCCCCAGTGCCAATCCCTTTGGGCGGCTTTCTCCCACCAAGGCGGAGCATGTGCGGGACCAACTGGGGGACCGGGTGGACTTTATCTTGGACGGTGGTCGCACTTCAGTGGGGGTGGAATCTACGGTACTGGACCTATCTGGGGGGAGCTCTCCGGCTGCCGCCGCCCCCGTACCCCGCATACTCCGGCCCGGCGGACTTTCCCGGGAGGCCATAGAGGCGGTAATTGGGCCGGTGGAGTTTTTGGCGCCGGGGTTTTCAGCCTCCGAGGCCGCTGGTATTTCGGATCCGACGGCGTTTACACCGGGTCAGTCCGGCCCGGTTTCTCCGGGGCAGCTTAAGAGCCACTATGCGCCGATAACCCCCCTGGTTTTGTATAGCCCTGAGGCCATGGCATCCTTGGCCTATAGCCCCGGAGAATTGTTCATCTTTTTTTCACCTAAAAGCAGAGATTCCTGGCTTGCGGTACAAAATCGGACCTTCCCCAAAGACCTCATTTGGACGCTTTCGGACAGCGGTAGCACCCTGGACGGGGCGGCAAATCTCTTTGATCTGCTCCATAAACTGGACCGTTTGGAGGCGGCCTATATCCGGGTGGAAGCGGCTCCCCCGTATGAACTTGGCCCCGCAATCAACGACCGGCTTTCCCGGGCTAGTACCTTGTAA
- the corA gene encoding magnesium/cobalt transporter CorA, with the protein MALDFERSDIGLPPGSLVYVGDRHPEEMALLMIGYDPVSSWARTAETVDELLQYRNSSGITWINVNGLKDSSAISRLAEVYKIHPLTIEDILNTEHRPKVEEFDDYLYITLKEISNPNEDALAFDQISLVLTGNTVITFQEIAGDSFDGIRRRILNNVGRVRRLGADYLAYALIDAVVDRYFIALDVLGATVEDFEERAVDDKDTAFISDLQTAKQKLHHARRAIWPLRESLSVLLRAESDFISQDLAPFLKDLQDNVIQAAETVESYREAISGIMEVHLSAASNRLNKVMKVLTIISTIFIPLTFIVGVYGMNFVHMPELSSVYGYPIVWGIMILVALGMVVFFKRRNWL; encoded by the coding sequence ATGGCCTTAGATTTTGAACGCTCCGATATAGGGCTGCCTCCGGGAAGTTTGGTATATGTGGGGGATCGCCATCCTGAGGAGATGGCCCTTTTGATGATCGGGTATGATCCCGTAAGCTCCTGGGCCCGGACAGCGGAAACTGTTGATGAACTATTGCAATACCGGAATTCATCGGGAATTACCTGGATAAACGTTAACGGCCTTAAGGACAGCAGCGCCATAAGCCGTTTAGCAGAGGTTTATAAAATACACCCTTTAACTATAGAAGATATTCTCAATACCGAACACCGGCCCAAGGTTGAGGAATTCGACGATTACCTTTATATTACCCTCAAGGAAATAAGTAATCCTAATGAGGATGCCCTGGCTTTTGATCAGATAAGCCTGGTTTTGACAGGGAACACAGTTATCACCTTTCAGGAAATCGCCGGGGACTCCTTTGACGGGATCAGACGGCGGATTCTGAATAATGTGGGTAGGGTCCGCAGACTTGGAGCGGATTATTTGGCCTATGCCCTGATCGACGCCGTGGTGGACCGATATTTTATCGCCCTGGATGTATTAGGCGCCACTGTCGAGGATTTTGAGGAACGGGCGGTGGATGATAAGGATACGGCCTTTATTTCCGACCTCCAGACGGCAAAACAGAAGCTGCACCATGCCCGGCGTGCTATTTGGCCCCTTAGGGAGAGTCTTTCCGTTCTCCTCCGGGCAGAATCGGATTTCATCAGCCAAGATTTGGCGCCCTTCCTCAAGGACCTTCAGGATAACGTGATCCAGGCGGCGGAAACTGTGGAAAGTTATCGGGAAGCTATTTCCGGGATCATGGAGGTCCATCTTTCAGCAGCCTCTAACCGCCTGAATAAGGTCATGAAGGTTCTGACCATTATATCCACCATATTTATCCCCCTGACCTTCATTGTCGGGGTCTATGGGATGAACTTTGTCCACATGCCCGAGCTGTCCAGCGTCTACGGGTATCCCATAGTTTGGGGCATCATGATCCTCGTTGCCCTGGGGATGGTTGTTTTCTTTAAAAGAAGGAACTGGCTGTAA
- a CDS encoding PTS sugar transporter subunit IIA yields the protein MNLKTVLNKDTISLHLKGASKPEIINELLDILVAAGKIQDRDAAHAAIMDREEKMSTGMKHGIAIPHGKSATVKDLVACIGISDAQIDFDTLDKEPCRIFIMTLSPLEKTGPHLQFLAEISLLFKSAEKRAEILKASTPEDIMRILAE from the coding sequence ATGAACCTAAAGACAGTACTAAACAAAGATACGATTTCCCTTCATTTGAAAGGCGCGTCTAAACCAGAAATTATTAACGAGCTCTTGGATATCCTGGTAGCGGCTGGAAAGATACAGGACAGGGATGCGGCCCATGCCGCAATCATGGACAGGGAAGAAAAAATGTCCACAGGCATGAAGCACGGAATCGCCATTCCCCACGGAAAAAGCGCCACCGTTAAAGATCTAGTCGCCTGTATCGGCATTTCCGACGCTCAGATCGATTTTGATACCCTAGATAAAGAGCCCTGCCGGATTTTCATCATGACCCTTTCCCCATTGGAAAAAACCGGCCCCCATCTCCAGTTTCTTGCAGAAATAAGCCTACTCTTTAAAAGTGCGGAAAAACGGGCGGAAATACTGAAAGCTTCCACCCCCGAAGATATTATGCGTATCCTGGCCGAGTAG
- a CDS encoding glycoside hydrolase family 5 protein, which translates to MDIVNQKLKDEQGRQLLFRGCNLGGSSKNPLFPDFYSQGPESLKNAKEISFIGRPFPLEEAESHLERLRCWGFTLVRFIINWEALEHAGPGIYDEAYLAYLRKVLKLAEEKGIFVYMDPHQDVWSRWTGGDGAPAWTMEKLGMDLDRLEPLGAALTKQRYAEFHRGPYPRMAWPTNYNRYGAATMFTLFFAGNTYAPETKIDGESAQDWLQERYLACMRHCFRRLKNCKAIIGWGTMNEPHPGFIGYKNLEGLENYAVATGPIPGGFQAMAAASGHRVSVPVYSTGIRGQQVVGHETINPEGLSLFREGFSCPWKQAGVWSDQDGEPRLLRKDHFALYQGRPANFVDDFLKPFMLRFTERMRDADEKTLIFIEGTPAGAASGASHPSWAGDDSPGVVNAFHWYDGPTLFTKFFRPWLSIRTDTGKLILGRKKVAAYFAEQLSQGVVWAREHMGNMPCLLGEFGLPFDMNGKRAFKTGDYHLHEEALSMYYDAIDKNLLHALIWNYTADNTHENGDGWNGEDLSIYSEGKGRAVAGWLRPYPMATAGEPLEFTWDRKKGKFRYRFQADPAIGAPTEIFAPKECFGTRVDIALIREPSDSEPSAAYAPDKERVLLENNGYRGVLEITISR; encoded by the coding sequence ATGGACATTGTAAATCAAAAACTTAAGGATGAACAGGGGCGGCAGCTGCTGTTTCGCGGATGTAACCTGGGCGGCAGCAGTAAAAATCCGCTTTTCCCGGATTTTTACTCCCAGGGGCCGGAATCCTTGAAAAATGCAAAAGAAATCTCTTTTATAGGCAGGCCCTTCCCCCTTGAAGAAGCGGAATCCCACCTTGAACGGCTCCGTTGCTGGGGCTTCACCCTGGTTCGGTTCATCATCAACTGGGAAGCCCTGGAACACGCGGGGCCGGGAATTTACGACGAGGCCTACCTGGCCTATCTGCGGAAAGTCCTCAAGCTGGCGGAAGAAAAGGGGATTTTCGTATATATGGATCCCCATCAGGATGTATGGAGCCGCTGGACCGGCGGGGATGGGGCGCCGGCCTGGACCATGGAAAAACTGGGCATGGACTTGGACCGCCTGGAACCCCTGGGTGCCGCCCTGACCAAGCAGCGCTACGCTGAATTCCACCGGGGACCCTACCCGAGGATGGCCTGGCCCACCAATTATAACCGCTACGGTGCGGCAACCATGTTTACCCTTTTCTTCGCCGGCAATACCTATGCCCCGGAAACGAAAATTGACGGGGAAAGCGCCCAGGACTGGCTTCAGGAGCGGTACCTGGCCTGTATGCGCCACTGTTTCCGGCGGCTCAAGAACTGCAAAGCCATAATAGGCTGGGGGACAATGAACGAGCCCCATCCGGGATTTATCGGGTATAAAAACCTGGAGGGCCTAGAAAACTATGCGGTCGCCACCGGGCCCATACCGGGGGGCTTCCAGGCCATGGCCGCCGCTTCGGGGCATAGGGTTTCCGTGCCGGTCTATTCCACAGGCATTCGGGGACAACAGGTGGTAGGCCATGAAACTATAAACCCCGAGGGACTGTCCCTTTTTAGGGAAGGGTTTTCCTGCCCCTGGAAGCAGGCCGGGGTCTGGTCGGATCAGGACGGGGAACCCAGGCTGCTCCGGAAAGACCACTTTGCCCTGTATCAGGGAAGGCCGGCTAACTTTGTCGATGATTTCTTAAAACCCTTTATGCTCCGCTTTACCGAAAGGATGCGGGATGCGGACGAAAAAACCCTTATCTTTATCGAAGGTACCCCCGCCGGGGCTGCTTCCGGGGCAAGCCATCCTTCCTGGGCCGGGGACGATTCCCCCGGAGTGGTCAATGCTTTCCACTGGTACGACGGCCCCACCCTGTTCACAAAATTTTTCCGGCCTTGGCTTTCGATTCGTACCGATACGGGAAAACTCATACTGGGACGCAAAAAGGTGGCGGCCTATTTTGCGGAGCAGCTTTCCCAGGGCGTAGTCTGGGCCAGGGAGCACATGGGAAACATGCCCTGCCTGCTGGGGGAATTCGGCCTTCCCTTTGACATGAACGGGAAGAGAGCCTTTAAGACCGGAGATTACCACCTCCATGAAGAGGCCCTGTCCATGTACTACGACGCAATTGATAAAAACCTGCTCCACGCCCTGATCTGGAACTATACGGCGGATAATACCCATGAGAATGGGGACGGCTGGAATGGGGAGGACCTGTCTATTTACAGCGAAGGGAAAGGCAGGGCTGTTGCCGGCTGGTTGCGACCCTATCCTATGGCCACCGCCGGGGAACCCCTGGAATTCACCTGGGATCGGAAGAAGGGCAAATTCCGGTACCGTTTCCAAGCAGATCCGGCAATAGGGGCGCCCACGGAGATATTTGCTCCAAAGGAGTGTTTCGGGACCAGAGTGGACATTGCTCTCATCCGGGAGCCCTCCGATTCGGAGCCCAGTGCTGCATATGCACCGGATAAAGAAAGGGTTTTACTAGAAAACAACGGCTACCGGGGGGTCTTGGAAATTACAATTTCCCGCTGA
- a CDS encoding transglycosylase SLT domain-containing protein, which yields MNIKFLIPTSLVLAGLLGLNLYRRAEVCTENDPGVQEEMAQIYSWTARENAAYTAEILESLEKPDPILEYYRDEATHQEILAFFGALVQSEEIAQAILENADTFDIPPSLAFALSWGESRFNPLAVNRKNRNQTIDRGLFQLNGDSFPKLREAEFFNPSVNAYYGMAHLRWCLDVGGSEVAGLAMYNAGTNRVKAGTTPPHTLDHVSRILAFRKGIESLFQAEYIQREPQSQREIVISKTPR from the coding sequence GTGAATATTAAATTTTTAATTCCCACCAGCTTGGTCCTGGCGGGACTGCTGGGACTGAACCTGTATCGCCGGGCTGAGGTCTGCACAGAAAATGATCCCGGCGTTCAGGAAGAAATGGCCCAGATATATTCCTGGACTGCCCGGGAAAATGCTGCCTACACTGCGGAAATTTTGGAATCCCTGGAAAAACCGGATCCTATCCTGGAATATTACCGGGACGAGGCAACCCATCAGGAGATTCTTGCCTTTTTCGGCGCCTTGGTTCAGTCAGAAGAAATCGCCCAGGCGATATTAGAAAATGCGGACACCTTTGATATTCCCCCTTCCCTGGCCTTTGCCCTTTCCTGGGGTGAAAGCCGGTTTAATCCCCTGGCGGTTAACCGGAAAAACCGGAACCAAACCATAGATCGGGGACTTTTCCAGCTAAATGGTGACTCCTTCCCCAAGCTCAGGGAGGCGGAATTTTTTAACCCCTCGGTGAATGCCTATTACGGCATGGCCCATCTGCGCTGGTGTCTGGATGTGGGAGGCTCCGAGGTAGCCGGCCTGGCTATGTACAACGCCGGGACCAACCGGGTTAAAGCCGGAACCACCCCCCCGCATACCCTGGACCACGTATCCCGGATACTGGCCTTTCGAAAGGGTATAGAGTCCCTTTTCCAGGCCGAATATATACAGCGGGAGCCTCAGTCTCAGCGGGAAATTGTAATTTCCAAGACCCCCCGGTAG
- a CDS encoding L-threonylcarbamoyladenylate synthase, with amino-acid sequence MIEYVTAGNTDDRILSRSAEMLSKGGLLALPLDTSWAVVCSLQSKEGIKKLRRISGERDERHFTLLCRDISQFGELCDLDNTRFRLVKRLSPGPYVWILRTLLGTEKALGLRRKEVGVRIPNHPLPLDLIKALGCPLYAITAKRSMAADPGFPDQDDSAGSATDNSNELPPIPEEDLFDGGWEMEDIRDLDLILDTGEERPRIFSTILDISGPEVHLLRPGAGPWPV; translated from the coding sequence ATGATCGAGTATGTGACAGCGGGAAATACCGATGACCGCATCCTCAGCCGAAGCGCGGAGATGCTCTCCAAGGGGGGGCTCCTGGCCTTGCCTCTGGACACCAGCTGGGCCGTGGTCTGTTCCCTCCAGTCAAAGGAGGGCATCAAAAAACTGCGGCGCATCTCCGGGGAACGGGACGAGCGGCACTTCACCCTGCTCTGCCGGGATATTTCCCAGTTCGGGGAACTCTGCGACCTGGACAATACCCGGTTCCGGCTGGTCAAACGGCTTTCCCCGGGCCCTTATGTGTGGATACTCCGCACACTCCTGGGTACCGAAAAAGCCCTGGGCCTCCGCCGGAAGGAAGTGGGAGTCCGCATCCCGAATCACCCCCTTCCCCTGGACCTAATCAAGGCCCTGGGCTGCCCCCTCTATGCGATAACCGCCAAGCGTTCCATGGCCGCAGACCCGGGCTTCCCGGATCAGGATGACAGCGCCGGAAGCGCCACGGACAATTCGAACGAACTCCCCCCCATCCCCGAGGAGGACCTCTTCGACGGCGGCTGGGAGATGGAAGATATACGCGACCTTGACCTGATCCTGGACACCGGGGAAGAACGGCCCCGGATATTTTCCACCATCCTGGACATAAGCGGTCCCGAGGTTCACCTGCTCCGCCCCGGCGCAGGCCCCTGGCCGGTTTAA
- the pheT gene encoding phenylalanine--tRNA ligase subunit beta — MPKIEVNEDVFYSLAGRRWDTRDAGEARASLEDALTCAKAELDEDSDKSLPQTERTLKIELNDTNRPDLWATAGCARQLRIHNGGKRPEYPFFSRAGKLQKADHKVLVEASVKGVRPYLAGFIASGKPVTDASLRDMIQTQEKLAWNFGRKRRTISMGLYRIARIRWPISYKAVDPDSVSFVPLQWDVPLTLREILKQHPKGKEYAFIQEHEPLHPLLLDSQGAILSYPPIINSADLGAVQVGDTDLFVELTGTDQPSVTLSASIMACDLADQGYTIKPVEVEYEYDTPFGKTVTTPYYFQEPVFCSLARVEKFLGEKLSADECLNALERMGVIAEKTKAAERGGVTEQEGVRAWPPEYRNDFLHAADVAEDVMIGRTLKSFKPERPRDFTVGRLTPITYFSRRVKELLVGMSYQEMIYNYLGSRKNLVENMRGDGGKIIRIANPMSENYEYVRDSVLASLMQSESVSGAVFPHRIFEVGKVAYLNSAENSGTSTRQYAGFLHAGPDANFNTAAADLQTLFYYISREYEVEESTDTRFIPGRAAVILYKGKQAGVFGEIHPEVLENWGVTVPCIAAEVDLDTLLE, encoded by the coding sequence ATGCCAAAGATTGAAGTGAACGAAGATGTTTTCTATTCATTAGCGGGCCGCCGCTGGGATACCCGGGACGCTGGGGAAGCTAGGGCTTCCCTCGAGGACGCCCTGACCTGCGCCAAGGCGGAACTGGACGAGGATTCGGACAAAAGCCTCCCCCAGACGGAGCGGACCCTTAAAATCGAACTAAACGATACCAACAGGCCCGATCTCTGGGCCACCGCAGGCTGCGCCCGGCAGCTGCGTATTCATAACGGCGGCAAACGGCCTGAGTACCCCTTCTTTTCCAGGGCCGGAAAACTTCAGAAGGCGGACCACAAGGTGCTGGTGGAGGCTTCCGTTAAGGGAGTGCGGCCCTATCTTGCGGGGTTCATCGCCTCCGGGAAGCCGGTTACCGACGCCTCCCTGAGGGATATGATCCAGACCCAGGAGAAGCTGGCCTGGAACTTTGGCCGAAAGCGGCGGACCATTTCCATGGGACTCTATCGTATCGCCAGAATCCGGTGGCCTATTAGCTACAAAGCGGTGGACCCGGACTCGGTGTCCTTTGTGCCCCTCCAGTGGGATGTTCCCCTTACCCTGCGGGAGATTCTCAAGCAGCACCCCAAGGGCAAGGAATACGCCTTCATCCAGGAACACGAACCCCTGCACCCCCTGCTGCTGGATTCCCAGGGCGCAATTCTCTCCTACCCGCCTATTATCAACTCCGCCGATCTGGGGGCGGTCCAGGTGGGAGACACGGATCTCTTCGTGGAGCTTACCGGCACGGATCAGCCTTCGGTGACTTTGTCGGCTTCCATCATGGCCTGCGACCTGGCGGACCAGGGCTATACCATAAAACCTGTGGAAGTGGAGTACGAATACGACACGCCCTTTGGCAAAACCGTCACAACCCCCTATTACTTTCAGGAACCGGTTTTCTGTTCCCTTGCCCGGGTAGAAAAATTCCTGGGCGAAAAACTCAGCGCTGATGAATGCCTCAATGCCCTGGAGCGCATGGGGGTTATTGCCGAAAAAACGAAGGCCGCCGAGCGCGGGGGCGTCACTGAACAGGAAGGGGTCCGGGCCTGGCCGCCTGAATACCGGAACGATTTTCTCCATGCTGCGGATGTGGCGGAGGATGTGATGATAGGCCGCACCCTCAAGTCTTTCAAACCCGAACGCCCCCGGGACTTTACCGTGGGCCGGCTTACCCCCATTACCTACTTCAGTCGTCGGGTTAAGGAACTACTGGTGGGCATGAGCTACCAGGAGATGATCTACAACTACCTGGGTTCCCGGAAGAACCTGGTAGAAAATATGCGGGGTGACGGCGGGAAGATTATCCGCATCGCCAATCCCATGTCGGAAAACTACGAATATGTCCGTGATTCGGTCCTGGCTTCCCTGATGCAGAGCGAGTCCGTGTCCGGGGCAGTTTTCCCGCACCGTATCTTTGAAGTGGGTAAGGTAGCCTACCTGAACAGTGCGGAAAACTCCGGTACCAGTACCAGGCAGTACGCAGGTTTCCTCCACGCCGGGCCTGATGCCAACTTCAATACAGCAGCCGCGGATTTGCAAACCCTGTTCTATTACATTTCCCGGGAATACGAAGTGGAGGAGTCAACGGATACCCGGTTTATCCCGGGCCGGGCCGCAGTGATTCTGTACAAAGGAAAACAAGCCGGCGTCTTCGGTGAAATCCACCCTGAGGTGCTGGAAAACTGGGGGGTCACGGTTCCCTGTATCGCTGCGGAAGTCGATTTGGACACCCTTCTAGAGTAA
- a CDS encoding ABC transporter substrate-binding protein yields the protein MKRTILLCGILSIAMLTGITGCKAKTAAETSSTPTKTELVYVESTDISTMDPRNATGTVTAGILANVFSSLVKTDENGTILPDLAESWKNINDLTWEFKLHDGIKFHDGSQLTAEDVKYTIDTIKDKNNKFRLASDFSFMDVEVVNPLTLNIITDGPFPEILLRLNYVKILPKAYVEKVGNTEFAAKPIGSGPFKFVEWRKDDRVILEANQDYFGKKPIIQKATMRVIPESAARIAALESGEVDIITKVETSQISRLQGSSSYTVTSGPTTRVMYFGINTLKKGPLQDKRVRQALNYAIDKQALITGVLDNFGKQLATISTPEYRGFDPSITPYEYNPAKAKELLAAAGYPNGLNLEISTTSGFLNGSDFVQAFASQLKDVGVNATILEEDGTVRNEKIIKATISDLYFFGFGGPYSSMDNLGKNSFGTGERYSTYNNPEFDALRKGAGAAIDTNEANKLYSQLQAYIKEDAPAIFSHQQYGIYAINTRLKDWKPRTDEMIVINDAHF from the coding sequence ATGAAAAGAACAATTTTGTTGTGTGGAATCTTGTCGATAGCAATGCTTACAGGTATTACCGGATGTAAAGCAAAAACTGCGGCGGAAACTTCATCCACCCCGACCAAGACTGAACTGGTTTATGTGGAAAGCACAGATATTTCTACAATGGATCCCCGGAACGCTACGGGGACCGTCACAGCCGGCATATTGGCAAACGTTTTCAGCAGCCTGGTAAAGACCGATGAAAACGGCACTATACTGCCGGATTTAGCCGAATCCTGGAAAAATATAAATGACCTTACCTGGGAATTCAAGTTGCACGATGGGATCAAATTTCATGACGGTTCCCAGTTGACTGCCGAGGACGTAAAGTATACTATAGATACCATCAAAGATAAGAATAATAAATTCAGGCTGGCATCGGACTTTTCATTCATGGATGTAGAGGTTGTAAACCCCCTTACCCTGAATATCATTACCGACGGCCCCTTCCCCGAAATACTGTTGCGTCTTAACTATGTAAAGATACTGCCCAAAGCATACGTTGAAAAGGTTGGAAACACTGAATTCGCAGCTAAACCTATTGGTTCGGGCCCCTTCAAATTCGTGGAATGGCGCAAGGACGACCGGGTTATTCTGGAGGCTAACCAAGACTACTTTGGGAAAAAACCGATTATACAAAAGGCAACCATGAGAGTAATACCCGAATCGGCCGCCAGGATAGCCGCTCTGGAATCCGGGGAAGTGGATATTATTACTAAAGTGGAAACCAGTCAGATTTCGCGGCTTCAGGGATCTTCAAGCTATACCGTTACAAGCGGCCCCACCACCCGGGTTATGTATTTTGGTATCAACACTTTAAAAAAAGGCCCCCTTCAGGATAAGCGGGTAAGGCAGGCTTTAAACTACGCCATAGACAAGCAGGCTCTCATAACCGGTGTGCTTGATAATTTTGGCAAACAGCTAGCCACAATTTCTACGCCGGAATACCGTGGTTTTGATCCTTCAATTACCCCTTATGAATACAATCCGGCTAAAGCAAAAGAACTGCTGGCTGCGGCGGGCTATCCCAATGGTTTAAACCTGGAAATATCCACCACATCCGGTTTCTTAAATGGATCCGATTTTGTACAAGCCTTCGCTTCCCAACTGAAGGACGTCGGAGTCAACGCTACGATTCTTGAAGAAGACGGAACCGTCAGAAATGAAAAAATCATTAAAGCTACCATTTCGGATTTGTATTTCTTTGGGTTTGGCGGACCCTATTCAAGTATGGATAATCTCGGAAAAAATTCATTTGGAACCGGAGAACGTTATTCAACCTATAACAATCCGGAATTCGATGCCCTGCGGAAAGGCGCCGGCGCCGCAATTGACACAAATGAAGCTAATAAACTGTATTCCCAGCTTCAGGCTTACATAAAAGAAGATGCTCCGGCTATTTTCAGTCACCAGCAATACGGCATTTATGCCATTAATACCCGGCTCAAAGACTGGAAGCCCAGGACCGACGAAATGATTGTGATCAATGACGCCCATTTCTAA